In the genome of Gadus morhua chromosome 12, gadMor3.0, whole genome shotgun sequence, one region contains:
- the LOC115555426 gene encoding elongation factor 2: MVNFTIDQIRAIMDKKANIRNMSVIAHVDHGKSTLTDSLVSKAGIIASSRAGETRFTDTRKDEQERCITIKSTAISLFYELHDNDTAFIKQGINGNGFLINLIDSPGHVDFSSEVTAALRVTDGALVVVDCVSGVCVQTETVLRQAIAERIKPVLMMNKMDRALLELQLEPERLYQTFQRIIESVNVIISTYGEDDGGPMGLIFIDPVIGTVGFGSGLHGWAFTLKQFAEKFIAKYAAKGDLTLTPEERCKKVEAMMKKLWGERFFDPETNKFTKTCSGSKNTVLSRTFVHLILDPIYKMFDAIMNFKKEEAAAMLEKLDIKLDTEDKDKEGKPLLKAVMRRWLPAGEALLQMIAIHLPSPVTAQKYRCELLYEGPGDDEAAMGIKNCDSAAPLMMYISKMVPTTDKGRFYAFGRVFSGTVSTGLKVRIMGPNYTPGKKEDLYTKQIQRTILMMGRYTEPIEDVPCGNIVGLVGVDQYLIKTGTITTFEAAHNMRVMKFSVSPVVRVAVEVKNPADLPKLVEGLKRLAKSDPMVQCIIEESGEHIVAGAGELHLEICLKDLEEDHACVPLKKSDPVVSYRETVSEESSIMCLSKSPNKHNRLFMKARPFPDGLAEDIEKGDVTPRQELKARARYLVDKYEWDAGEARKIWCFGPDGTGPNLLVDVTKGVQYLNEIKDSVVAGFQWASKEGVLCEENMRACRYDVHDVSLHTDAIHRGGGQIIPTARRVLYACQLTAEPRLMEPVYLVEIQCPEAVVGGIYGVLNRRRGHVFEECQVMGTPMFIVKAFLPVNESFGFTADLRSNTGGQAFPQCVFDHWQILPGDPKDATTKPFQVVADIRKRKGIKEGIPLLDNYLDKM; encoded by the exons ATG GTGAACTTTACAATAGACCAGATCCGTGCCATCATGGACAAAAAGGCAAACATCAGGAACATGTCCGTCATTGCGCACGTTGACCATGGAAAGTCCACCTTGACCGACTCACTGGTGTCCAAGGCCGGTATCATCGCCTCATCACGTGCTGGCGAGACCCGTTTCACCGACACCCGCAAAGATGAGCAGGAGCGTTGCATCACCATCAAGTCCAC cgccatctctctcttctaCGAGCTGCACGATAACGACACTGCCTTCATCAAGCAAGGCATCAATGGCAATGGCTTTCTGATCAATCTCATTGATTCCCCTGGGCACGTTGACTTCTCCTCTGAAGTGACTGCTGCTCTCCGTGTCACTGATGGCGCCCTGGTCGTGGTGGACTGTGTGTCCG GTGTCTGTGTGCAGACTGAGACGGTGCTGCGTCAGGCCATTGCTGAGCGCATCAAGCCAGTGCTGATGATGAACAAGATGGACCGCGCTCTGCTGGAGCTGCAGCTGGAGCCCGAGAGGCTGTACCAGACCTTCCAGCGTATCATTGAGTCCGTCAACGTCATCATCTCCACCTACGGAGAAGACGACGGTGGACCCATGGGCCTCATCTTC ATCGATCCAGTGATTGGTACCGTTGGCTTCGGCTCCGGGCTTCACGGTTGGGCCTTCACCCTCAAGCAGTTTGCAGAGAAGTTCATCGCCAAGTATGCCGCCAAGGGAGACCTGACCCTCACACCAGAGGAGCGATGCAAGAAGGTTGAGGCCATGATGAAGAAACTGTGGGGTGAAAG GTTCTTTGACCCAGAGACCAACAAGTTCACCAAGACCTGTTCTGGATCCAAGAACACCGTGCTGTCCCGTACCTTCGTCCACCTCATCTTGGACCCCATCTACAAG ATGTTCGATGCCATCATGAACTTCAAGAAGGAAGAGGCAGCCGCCATGTTGGAGAAACTCGACATCAAGCTTGACACCGAAGACAAGGACAAGGAGGGCAAGCCCCTGCTGAAGGCCGTGATGCGTCGCTGGCTGCCAGCCGGAGAGGCTCTGCTTCAGATGATCGccatccacctcccctccccggtCACCGCCCAGAAGTACCGTTGTGAGCTGCTCTACGAAGGACCTGGAGATGACGAGGCCGCCATGG GTATCAAGAACTGTGACTCCGCCGCTCCCTTGATGATGTACATCTCCAAGATGGTGCCCACCACCGATAAGGGACGCTTCTATGCCTTTGGGCGTGTCTTCTCTGGCACAGTCTCCACTGGCTTGAAGGTTCGCATCATGGGACCCAACTACACCCCTGGAAAGAAGGAGGATCTCTACACCAAACAGATCCAGAG GACCATTCTCATGATGGGGCGTTACACTGAGCCCATCGAGGACGTGCCCTGCGGTAACATCGTCGGTCTGGTCGGAGTGGACCAGTACCTCATCAAGACCGGTACCATCACCACCTTTGAGGCGGCCCACAACATGAGGGTGATGAAGTTCAGCGTGTCCCCCGTGGTGAGGGTGGCAGTGGAGGTCAAGAACCCCGCCGATCTCCCCAAGCTGGTGGAAGGCCTGAAGCGTCTGGCCAAGTCCGACCCCATGGTGCAGTGCATCATTGAGGAGTCCGGAGAGCACATCGTGGCTGGAGCCGGAGAGCTCCATCTTGAGATCTGCCTGAAGGATCTGGAGGAGGATCACGCCTGTGTGCCCCTCAAG AAATCCGACCCCGTTGTGTCCTACAGAGAGACCGTGAGCGAGGAATCCTCAATCATGTGTCTGTCCAAGTCGCCCAACAAGCACAACCGTCTCTTCATGAAGGCTCGCCCCTTCCCCGACGGCCTGGCCGAGGACATCGAGAAGGGAGACGTGACTCCCCGCCAGGAGCTCAAGGCCCGCGCCCGCTACCTCGTAGACAAATACGAGTGGGACGCAGGCGAGGCCCGTAAGATCTGGTGCTTCGGACCCGACGGAACCGGCCCCAACCTGTTGGTGGACGTCACCAAGGGAGTGCAGTACCTGAACGAGATCAAGGACAGCGTGGTCGCCGGCTTCCAGTGGGCCTCCAAGGAg GGTGTCCTCTGTGAAGAGAACATGCGTGCCTGCCGTTACGACGTCCATGACGTCTCCCTGCATACTGATGCGATCCATCGTGGTGGTGGCCAGATCATTCCCACAGCCCGCCGAGTGCTGTACGCCTGCCAGCTCACAGCCGAGCCCAGACTCATGGAGCCCGTGTACCTTGTGGAGATCCAG TGCCCAGAGGCAGTTGTTGGTGGAATCTACGGTGTGCTGAACAGGAGACGTGGCCACGTGTTCGAGGAGTGTCAAGTCATGGGAACCCCAATGTTCATTGTTAAGGCCTTCCTGCCTGTCAACGAATCGTTCG GTTTCACTGCTGATCTGCGCTCCAACACCGGTGGTCAGGCCTTCCCCCAGTGCGTGTTCGACCATTGGCAGATCCTCCCAGGAGACCCCAAGGACGCCACGACCAAGCCTTTCCAGGTTGTCGCCGACATCCGCAAGCGCAAGGGAATCAAGGAAGGCATCCCGCTGCTGGACAACTACCTGGACAAAATGTAA
- the hmg20b gene encoding SWI/SNF-related matrix-associated actin-dependent regulator of chromatin subfamily E member 1-related, translating into MGGVKQEQGEGTQAKGPNPSDPVHDEPRKRGWPKGKKRKKVLPNGPKAPVTGYVRFLNERREQMRAQYPDLPFPEITKRLGAEWSRLVPNDKQRYLDEAEREKVQYARDLKEYQQTEAYQITSAKIQDKKVKKEDPPSVIINTSSGSGIQRAPDLCPRFDIPIFTEEFLDQNKAREAELRRLRKANVEFEEQNAVLQRHIKDMCSAKDRLEAELGQDELRTQALHKHLLAIKHTLVSSLSSVALPGTGETPSMGSLDSYLSRLSGVLESNPVKHRTLLNQVRDVLSHLDSEKL; encoded by the exons ATGGGCGGCGTGAAACAGGAACAGGGCGAAGGAACGCAGGCGAAGGGGCCAAACCCGTCTGATCCAGTCCATGATGAG CCAAGAAAGAGGGGCTGGCCCAAAGGAAAGAAAAGGAAGAAGGTTCTTCCTAATGGGCCCAAAGCACCGGTAACCGGTTATGTCCGGTTCCTTAATGAACGCCGAGAGCAGATGCGGGCCCAATACCCTGATTTGCCTTTCCCAGAAATCACCAAGAGGCTTGGTGCAGAGTGGAGTCGGTTGGTCCCTAACGACAAGCAG CGCTATCTTGACGAGGCGGAGCGGGAGAAGGTTCAATACGCCAGAGACCTGAAGGAGTATCAGCAGACTGAGGCGTACCAGATCACCAGTGCTAAGATCCAGGACAAGAAGgtcaagaaag AGGACCCGCCCTCTGTGATTATCAACACAAGCTCAGGATCCGGGATACAAAGG GCACCTGACCTGTGCCCCCGGTTTGATATCCCTATTTTCACAGAAGAGTTTCTGGACCAGAATAAAG CGCGCGAGGCCGAGCTGCGGCGGCTGCGGAAGGCCAACGTGGAGTTTGAGGAGCAGAACGCCGTGCTGCAGCGACACATCAAGGACATGTGCAGCGCCAAGGACcggctggaggcggagctgggCCAGGACGAGCTGCGCACCCAGGCCCTCCACAAGCACCTGCTGGCCATCAAGCACACGCTGGTCAGCAGCCTCTCCTCGGTCGCCCTGCCAG GCACCGGTGAGACCCCCTCCATGGGCTCCCTGGACTCCTACCTGAGCCGTCTGAGTGGGGTGCTGGAGAGCAACCCCGTGAAGCACCGCACCCTGCTCAACCAGGTGCGGGACGTCTTGTCTCACCTGGACAG TGAGAAACTATGA